A single region of the Manihot esculenta cultivar AM560-2 chromosome 12, M.esculenta_v8, whole genome shotgun sequence genome encodes:
- the LOC110628806 gene encoding uncharacterized protein LOC110628806, with product MMVMAAELQSSHRTHKVLTELEMVAAQQLMQLSDEDNSNSINRNSKNKINNCDDNEEESFDRSSQDEITSKKKIEEIFGKEEEFIIIQRPKKRRFRSLQSIYEATKPLNVRHGKINHREVRHSKET from the coding sequence ATGATGGTCATGGCCGCAGAGTTACAATCCTCACATAGAACCCACAAAGTCTTGACGGAATTAGAAATGGTCGCCGCTCAACAGCTGATGCAGCTAAGCGATGAAGATAACAGCAATAGCATTAACAGGAACAGCAAAAACAAGATTAATAATTGTGATGACAATGAGGAGGAGTCATTTGATCGGAGCAGCCAAGATGAGATCACTTCGAAGAAGAAGATTGAAGAGATTTTTGGTAAAGAAGAAGAGTTCATCATCATTCAACGGCCAAAGAAGAGAAGATTCAGGTCTCTGCAGAGTATTTACGAAGCCACCAAGCCGTTAAACGTTAGACACGGCAAGATTAATCATCGTGAGGTGAGGCACTCTAAGGAAACCTAA
- the LOC110628802 gene encoding cellulose synthase A catalytic subunit 2 [UDP-forming] isoform X2 codes for MNTGGRLIAGSHNRNEFVLINADENGRIKSVQELSGQVCQICGDEIEITVDGEPFVACNECAFPVCRPCYEYERREGNQACPQCKTRYKRIKGSPRVDGDEEEDDIDDLEHEFDYGNFDGLGPEQVAEAMLSSRLNTGHASHSNVSGIPTHSELDSSPLSSKIPLLTYGEEDAEISSDRHALIVPPYMGHGNRVHPMPYSDPSIPLQPRPMVPKKDIAVYGYGSVAWKDRMEDWKKRQSDKLQVVKHGGGNDGGNFDGDELDDPDLPMMDEGRQPLSRKLPIPSSKISPYRLIIILRLVIVGLFFHYRILHPVNDAYGLWLTSVICEIWFAASWILDQFPKWYPIERETYLDRLSLRYEKEGKPSELASVDIFVSTVDPMKEPPLITANTVLSILAVDYPVDKVACYVSDDGAAMLTFEALSETSEFARKWVPFCKKFNIEPRAPEWYFSQKIDYLKNKVHPSFVRERRAMKREYEEFKVRINGLVATAQKVPEDGWTMQDGTAWPGNNVRDHPGMIQVFLGHSGVRDVEGNELPRLVYVSREKRPGFEHHKKAGAMNALVRVSAVLSNAPYLLNVDCDHYINNSKALREAMCFMMDPTSGKKVCYVQFPQRFDGIDRHDRYSNRNVVFFDINMKGLDGLQGPIYVGTGCVFRRQALYGYDAPVKKKPPGKTCNCWPKWCCVCCGSRKNKKSKPKKEKKKKSKNREASKQIHALENIEEGIEDPNIEKSSETSQVKLEKKFGQSPVFVASTILENGGVPHDASPASLLREAIQVISCGYEDKTEWGKEISNYAGIIFIALFISIAATGILEMQWGGVGIDDWWRNEQFWVIGGVSSHLFALFQGLLKVLAGVNTNFTVTSKGGDDGDFSELYLFKWTSLLIPPTTLLIINIVGVVVGISDAINNGYDSWGPLFGRLFFALWVIIHLYPFLKGLLGKQDRMPTIILVWSILLASILTLLWVRINPFVSRDGPVLELCGLNCD; via the exons ATGAATACTGGGGGTCGACTTATTGCTGGGTCTCACAATAGGAATGAGTTTGTACTCATAAATGCTGATGAGAATGGAAGA ATAAAGTCTGTGCAGGAGTTGAGCGGGCAAGTGTGTCAGATATGTGGGGATGAGATTGAGATCACTGTGGATGGAGAGCCATTTGTTGCCTGCAATGAATGTGCTTTCCCAGTGTGCAGGCCTTGCTATGAGTATGAGAGAAGGGAGGGAAATCAAGCCTGTCCTCAGTGCAAAACCAGATACAAGCGCATCAAGG GTAGTCCTAGGGTTGATGGTGATGAGGAAGAAGATGACATTGATGACTTGGAGCATGAGTTTGATTATGGGAACTTTGATGGCTTGGGTCCAGAACAAGTTGCAGAAGCAATGCTCTCTTCACGACTTAATACTGGGCATGCTTCTCATTCTAATGTATCTGGAATTCCCACACACTCAGAACTTGATTCTTCTCCCCTTAGCTCTAAAATTCCTCTTTTGACGTATGGCGAGGAG GATGCTGAAATTTCTTCTGATCGACATGCTCTTATTGTTCCCCCATATATGGGCCATGGAAACAGAGTTCACCCAATGCCTTATTCTGATCCGTCTATTCCCT TGCAACCTAGACCTATGGTTCCTAAGAAAGACATTGCTGTATATGGGTATGGGAGTGTGGCCTGGAAAGATAGAATGGAAGACTGGAAGAAAAGGCAGAGTGACAAACTTCAGGTGGTCAAGCATGGAGGTGGAAATGATGGTGGAAACTTTGATGGAGATGAATTGGATGATCCTGATTTGCCCAT GATGGATGAGGGCAGACAGCCACTTTCAAGGAAGTTACCCATACCATCTAGCAAGATAAGCCCATACAGATTGATAATAATTCTCCGTCTCGTAATTGTGGGCTTGTTTTTTCACTATAGAATTCTCCACCCAGTCAATGATGCCTATGGTTTGTGGTTGACATCGGTAATATGTGAAATATGGTTTGCAGCATCATGGATTCTTGATCAGTTTCCAAAATGGTATCCTATAGAACGAGAAACATACCTTGATCGTCTGTCACTAAG GtatgaaaaagaaggaaaaccATCTGAGTTGGCTAGTGTAGATATTTTCGTAAGTACCGTTGATCCAATGAAAGAGCCTCCACTGATCACTGCAAACACTGTTCTCTCGATTCTTGCGGTTGATTATCCTGTGGATAAGGTGGCATGCTATGTATCGGATGATGGAGCTGCCATGCTTACATTTGAGGCACTTTCAGAGACGTCAGAATTTGCCAGGAAATGGGTTCCTTTCTGtaagaaatttaatattgaGCCCCGAGCCCCTGAGTGGTATTTTTCCCAGAAGATtgactatttaaaaaataaagtccaCCCATCTTTTGTGAGGGAACGGCGTGCTATGAAG AGGGAATATGAAGAATTCAAAGTTCGGATAAATGGATTGGTTGCAACAGCTCAAAAAGTCCCTGAAGATGGTTGGACAATGCAGGATGGTACTGCATGGCCTGGAAACAATGTACGAGATCATCCTGGCATGATTCAG GTCTTCCTTGGCCATAGTGGTGTCCGTGATGTGGAAGGGAATGAGTTACCTCGTTTGGTTTATGTTTCTCGTGAGAAGAGACCAGGGTTTGAACACCATAAAAAGGCTGGGGCTATGAATGCTCTC GTTCGGGTGTCTGCAGTTCTATCAAATGCTCCTTATCTTTTGAATGTTGATTGCGATCATTATATTAACAATAGCAAAGCTCTTAGGGAAGCTATGTGTTTCATGATGGATCCAACATCAGGGAAGAAAGTTTGCTATGTGCAATTTCCTCAAAGATTTGACGGTATTGATCGTCATGATAGATACTCAAATCGGAATGTTGTATTCTTCGAT ATCAATATGAAAGGATTAGATGGTTTGCAAGGTCCCATATACGTTGGAACAGGGTGTGTTTTCAGAAGGCAAGCACTTTATGGTTACGATGCACCTGTCAAGAAGAAGCCCCCTGGCAAGACCTGCAACTGTTGGCCAAAATGGTGCTGCGTTTGCTGTGGATCTAGGAAGAACAAGAAATCAAAgccaaagaaagagaagaaaaagaagtcaAAGAACAGGGAAGCATCAAAGCAGATACATGCCCTTGAAAATATTGAAGAAGGAATTGAAG ATCCAAATATTGAAAAGTCTTCAGAAACATCCCAAgtgaaattggagaaaaagtttGGACAGTCTCCGGTATTTGTGGCTTCCACTATTTTGGAGAATGGCGGAGTTCCTCACGATGCCAGTCCTGCATCATTGTTAAGAGAAGCCATCCAAGTTATCAGCTGTGGTTATGAAGATAAAACAGAATGGGGAAAGGAA ATTAGCAACTATGCCGGTATCATATTCATTGCACTCTTCATATCTATAGCTGCAACCGGTATCCTTGAGATGCAATGGGGTGGTGTCGGGATAGATGACTGGTGGAGAAATGAGCAGTTCTGGGTAATTGGAGGTGTTTCATCACATCTCTTTGCTTTGTTCCAGGGTTTGCTCAAGGTGTTGGCTGGTGTCAACACAAACTTTACTGTTACTTCTAAAGGAGGTGATGATGGGGATTTTTCAGAGCTTTACCTCTTCAAATGGACATCATTGTTAATCCCTCCCACAACTTTgttaatcataaacattgttgGAGTTGTGGTTGGGATCTCAGATGCTATCAACAATGGCTACGATTCATGGGGTCCTCTGTTCGGCAGGCTATTTTTTGCCTTATGGGTCATTATCCATCTCTACCCCTTCCTCAAGGGTCTGCTTGGGAAACAAGATCGTATGCCCACCATTATTTTGGTATGGTCAATTCTGTTGGCTTCAATCTTAACTCTTTTGTGGGTCCGAATAAACCCATTCGTGTCGAGAGACGGTCCTGTGTTGGAACTTTGTGGGTTGAATTGTGACTAG
- the LOC110627307 gene encoding ribonuclease P protein subunit p25-like protein isoform X2 yields the protein MDRYQRIEKPKAETPINENEIRITTQGRMRNYITYATTLLQEKGSNEIILKAMGRAINKTVMIAELIKRRIVGLHQNTAIESTDITDMWEPLEEGLLPLETTRHVSMITITFSKKELDTSSTGYQPPLPVDQVKPLNEFEDEGEGSPIIRGRGRGSWGRGRGRGNYNVGDYNGDGWDGGRGYGGRGRGRGRGRFFRGRGRGRGRGFGGQSSGYYDYGEFDALPAPGRGRGRGRGRGRGRGRTFRSEGPDQAGAA from the exons ATGGATAGGTACCAGAGGATTGAGAAGCCTAAGGCGGAAACGCCAATAAATGAGAATGAGATTCGCATTACCACTCAGGGCAGGATGAGAAATTATATTACCTATGCCACCACTCTCCTCCAG GAGAAAGGGTCCAACGAAATAATTCTTAAAGCCATGGGCAGAGCTATAAACAAGACAGTGATGATCGCAGAGTTAATTAAG AGAAGAATTGTTGGTCTGCATCAGAACACTGCTATTGAATCAACTGATATAACTGACATGTGGGAGCCACTGGAAGAAGGCCTTCTTCC TCTTGAGACTACTCgacatgtttcaatgatcacaATCACTTTTTCAAAGAAGGAGCTGGATACATCCTCCACAGG ATATCAACCTCCTCTTCCAGTTGATCAAGTGAAGCCATTGAATGAATTTGAAGATGAAGGAG AAGGCTCGCCAATAATACGAGGAAGAGGACGTGGGAGTTGGGGAAGAGGAAGGGGCAGAG GGAATTACAATGTAGGAGATTATAATGGTGATGGTTGGGATGGTGGGCGTGGTTATGGAGGCAGAGGCCGAGGTCGTGGAAGAGGCCGTTTTTTCCGAGGCCGTGGCCGTGGTCGAGGGCGAGGATTTGGGGGTCAATCAAGTGGTTACTATGATTATGGTGAATTTGATGCTCTGCCTGCCCCTGGTCGCG GGCGTGGTCGTGGCAGGGGAAGGGGCCGTGGGCGTGGTCGTACTTTCAGATCTGAGGGCCCTGACCAAGCAGGAGCTGCCTGA
- the LOC110627307 gene encoding probable H/ACA ribonucleoprotein complex subunit 1 isoform X1, with translation MDRYQRIEKPKAETPINENEIRITTQGRMRNYITYATTLLQEKGSNEIILKAMGRAINKTVMIAELIKRRIVGLHQNTAIESTDITDMWEPLEEGLLPLETTRHVSMITITFSKKELDTSSTGYQPPLPVDQVKPLNEFEDEGEGSPIIRGRGRGSWGRGRGRGNYNVGDYNGDGWDGGRGYGGRGRGRGRGRFFRGRGRGRGRGFGGQSSGYYDYGEFDALPAPGRGFAGRGRGRGRGRGRGRTFRSEGPDQAGAA, from the exons ATGGATAGGTACCAGAGGATTGAGAAGCCTAAGGCGGAAACGCCAATAAATGAGAATGAGATTCGCATTACCACTCAGGGCAGGATGAGAAATTATATTACCTATGCCACCACTCTCCTCCAG GAGAAAGGGTCCAACGAAATAATTCTTAAAGCCATGGGCAGAGCTATAAACAAGACAGTGATGATCGCAGAGTTAATTAAG AGAAGAATTGTTGGTCTGCATCAGAACACTGCTATTGAATCAACTGATATAACTGACATGTGGGAGCCACTGGAAGAAGGCCTTCTTCC TCTTGAGACTACTCgacatgtttcaatgatcacaATCACTTTTTCAAAGAAGGAGCTGGATACATCCTCCACAGG ATATCAACCTCCTCTTCCAGTTGATCAAGTGAAGCCATTGAATGAATTTGAAGATGAAGGAG AAGGCTCGCCAATAATACGAGGAAGAGGACGTGGGAGTTGGGGAAGAGGAAGGGGCAGAG GGAATTACAATGTAGGAGATTATAATGGTGATGGTTGGGATGGTGGGCGTGGTTATGGAGGCAGAGGCCGAGGTCGTGGAAGAGGCCGTTTTTTCCGAGGCCGTGGCCGTGGTCGAGGGCGAGGATTTGGGGGTCAATCAAGTGGTTACTATGATTATGGTGAATTTGATGCTCTGCCTGCCCCTGGTCGCG GTTTTGCAGGGCGTGGTCGTGGCAGGGGAAGGGGCCGTGGGCGTGGTCGTACTTTCAGATCTGAGGGCCCTGACCAAGCAGGAGCTGCCTGA
- the LOC110628874 gene encoding uncharacterized protein LOC110628874, giving the protein MSSFTNSSNFDNLLLQTLMGRLQIHPPNSTNNPFLSESLEDLLFDAANSYSDDDSSDSRTQLAKEESKLEREIIKLILSGKGDSLKPNSGQAVTIGEHHICVGIHEETGSDYRVWEWHGHIMLFDEENGYAPEYIYGNYFERLLGKVYKEEEEEKEEKKMATLGLRELIDGGDSGGAHILHRNINAGSPRT; this is encoded by the exons ATGAGCTCATTCACCAATTCCTCCAATTTTGACAATCTCCTGCTCCAAACCCTAATGGGACGCCTCCAAATCCACCCTCCAAATTCTACCAATAACCCCTTCCTCTCTGAGTCTCTTGAGGACCTCCTCTTTGATGCTGCCAACAGTTACTCTGATGATGATAGCTCTGATTCCAGAACCCAACTCGCAAAAGAAGAATCCAAGCTTGAGAGGGAAATCATTAAACTCATCTTGTCAGGTAAGGGTGATTCATTGAAACCCAACTCGGGTCAGGCAGTTACAATTGGTGAACATCACATATGTGTTGGGATTCATGAGGAAACGGGATCAGATTATCGAGTGTGGGAGTGGCATGGGCATATTATGCTGTTTGATGAAGAGAATGGATATGCTCCCGAGTATATATATGGGAACTACTTTGAGAGGTTGCTGGGTAAGGTAtacaaggaagaagaagaggagaaggaAGAGAAGAAAATGGCAACTTTGGGGTTGAGAGAGTTGATTGATGGTGGGGATTCTGGTGGTGCTCACATTCTTCACAGGAATATCAATGCAGGTTCTCCAAG AACTTGA
- the LOC110628802 gene encoding cellulose synthase A catalytic subunit 2 [UDP-forming] isoform X1, which translates to MNTGGRLIAGSHNRNEFVLINADENGRIKSVQELSGQVCQICGDEIEITVDGEPFVACNECAFPVCRPCYEYERREGNQACPQCKTRYKRIKGSPRVDGDEEEDDIDDLEHEFDYGNFDGLGPEQVAEAMLSSRLNTGHASHSNVSGIPTHSELDSSPLSSKIPLLTYGEEDAEISSDRHALIVPPYMGHGNRVHPMPYSDPSIPLQPRPMVPKKDIAVYGYGSVAWKDRMEDWKKRQSDKLQVVKHGGGNDGGNFDGDELDDPDLPMMDEGRQPLSRKLPIPSSKISPYRLIIILRLVIVGLFFHYRILHPVNDAYGLWLTSVICEIWFAASWILDQFPKWYPIERETYLDRLSLRYEKEGKPSELASVDIFVSTVDPMKEPPLITANTVLSILAVDYPVDKVACYVSDDGAAMLTFEALSETSEFARKWVPFCKKFNIEPRAPEWYFSQKIDYLKNKVHPSFVRERRAMKREYEEFKVRINGLVATAQKVPEDGWTMQDGTAWPGNNVRDHPGMIQVFLGHSGVRDVEGNELPRLVYVSREKRPGFEHHKKAGAMNALVRVSAVLSNAPYLLNVDCDHYINNSKALREAMCFMMDPTSGKKVCYVQFPQRFDGIDRHDRYSNRNVVFFDINMKGLDGLQGPIYVGTGCVFRRQALYGYDAPVKKKPPGKTCNCWPKWCCVCCGSRKNKKSKPKKEKKKKSKNREASKQIHALENIEEGIEDPNIEKSSETSQVKLEKKFGQSPVFVASTILENGGVPHDASPASLLREAIQVISCGYEDKTEWGKEIGWIYGSVTEDILTGFKMHSHGWRSVYCIPKRPAFKGSAPINLSDRLHQVLRWALGSVEIFFSRHCPIWYGYGGGLKWLERFSYINSVVYPLTSIPLLVYCTLPAICLLTGKFIVPEISNYAGIIFIALFISIAATGILEMQWGGVGIDDWWRNEQFWVIGGVSSHLFALFQGLLKVLAGVNTNFTVTSKGGDDGDFSELYLFKWTSLLIPPTTLLIINIVGVVVGISDAINNGYDSWGPLFGRLFFALWVIIHLYPFLKGLLGKQDRMPTIILVWSILLASILTLLWVRINPFVSRDGPVLELCGLNCD; encoded by the exons ATGAATACTGGGGGTCGACTTATTGCTGGGTCTCACAATAGGAATGAGTTTGTACTCATAAATGCTGATGAGAATGGAAGA ATAAAGTCTGTGCAGGAGTTGAGCGGGCAAGTGTGTCAGATATGTGGGGATGAGATTGAGATCACTGTGGATGGAGAGCCATTTGTTGCCTGCAATGAATGTGCTTTCCCAGTGTGCAGGCCTTGCTATGAGTATGAGAGAAGGGAGGGAAATCAAGCCTGTCCTCAGTGCAAAACCAGATACAAGCGCATCAAGG GTAGTCCTAGGGTTGATGGTGATGAGGAAGAAGATGACATTGATGACTTGGAGCATGAGTTTGATTATGGGAACTTTGATGGCTTGGGTCCAGAACAAGTTGCAGAAGCAATGCTCTCTTCACGACTTAATACTGGGCATGCTTCTCATTCTAATGTATCTGGAATTCCCACACACTCAGAACTTGATTCTTCTCCCCTTAGCTCTAAAATTCCTCTTTTGACGTATGGCGAGGAG GATGCTGAAATTTCTTCTGATCGACATGCTCTTATTGTTCCCCCATATATGGGCCATGGAAACAGAGTTCACCCAATGCCTTATTCTGATCCGTCTATTCCCT TGCAACCTAGACCTATGGTTCCTAAGAAAGACATTGCTGTATATGGGTATGGGAGTGTGGCCTGGAAAGATAGAATGGAAGACTGGAAGAAAAGGCAGAGTGACAAACTTCAGGTGGTCAAGCATGGAGGTGGAAATGATGGTGGAAACTTTGATGGAGATGAATTGGATGATCCTGATTTGCCCAT GATGGATGAGGGCAGACAGCCACTTTCAAGGAAGTTACCCATACCATCTAGCAAGATAAGCCCATACAGATTGATAATAATTCTCCGTCTCGTAATTGTGGGCTTGTTTTTTCACTATAGAATTCTCCACCCAGTCAATGATGCCTATGGTTTGTGGTTGACATCGGTAATATGTGAAATATGGTTTGCAGCATCATGGATTCTTGATCAGTTTCCAAAATGGTATCCTATAGAACGAGAAACATACCTTGATCGTCTGTCACTAAG GtatgaaaaagaaggaaaaccATCTGAGTTGGCTAGTGTAGATATTTTCGTAAGTACCGTTGATCCAATGAAAGAGCCTCCACTGATCACTGCAAACACTGTTCTCTCGATTCTTGCGGTTGATTATCCTGTGGATAAGGTGGCATGCTATGTATCGGATGATGGAGCTGCCATGCTTACATTTGAGGCACTTTCAGAGACGTCAGAATTTGCCAGGAAATGGGTTCCTTTCTGtaagaaatttaatattgaGCCCCGAGCCCCTGAGTGGTATTTTTCCCAGAAGATtgactatttaaaaaataaagtccaCCCATCTTTTGTGAGGGAACGGCGTGCTATGAAG AGGGAATATGAAGAATTCAAAGTTCGGATAAATGGATTGGTTGCAACAGCTCAAAAAGTCCCTGAAGATGGTTGGACAATGCAGGATGGTACTGCATGGCCTGGAAACAATGTACGAGATCATCCTGGCATGATTCAG GTCTTCCTTGGCCATAGTGGTGTCCGTGATGTGGAAGGGAATGAGTTACCTCGTTTGGTTTATGTTTCTCGTGAGAAGAGACCAGGGTTTGAACACCATAAAAAGGCTGGGGCTATGAATGCTCTC GTTCGGGTGTCTGCAGTTCTATCAAATGCTCCTTATCTTTTGAATGTTGATTGCGATCATTATATTAACAATAGCAAAGCTCTTAGGGAAGCTATGTGTTTCATGATGGATCCAACATCAGGGAAGAAAGTTTGCTATGTGCAATTTCCTCAAAGATTTGACGGTATTGATCGTCATGATAGATACTCAAATCGGAATGTTGTATTCTTCGAT ATCAATATGAAAGGATTAGATGGTTTGCAAGGTCCCATATACGTTGGAACAGGGTGTGTTTTCAGAAGGCAAGCACTTTATGGTTACGATGCACCTGTCAAGAAGAAGCCCCCTGGCAAGACCTGCAACTGTTGGCCAAAATGGTGCTGCGTTTGCTGTGGATCTAGGAAGAACAAGAAATCAAAgccaaagaaagagaagaaaaagaagtcaAAGAACAGGGAAGCATCAAAGCAGATACATGCCCTTGAAAATATTGAAGAAGGAATTGAAG ATCCAAATATTGAAAAGTCTTCAGAAACATCCCAAgtgaaattggagaaaaagtttGGACAGTCTCCGGTATTTGTGGCTTCCACTATTTTGGAGAATGGCGGAGTTCCTCACGATGCCAGTCCTGCATCATTGTTAAGAGAAGCCATCCAAGTTATCAGCTGTGGTTATGAAGATAAAACAGAATGGGGAAAGGAA ATTGGCTGGATATATGGCTCTGTGACTGAGGATATCCTGACAGGATTCAAAATGCACAGCCATGGATGGCGATCTGTGTATTGCATACCTAAGCGGCCTGCATTTAAGGGGTCAGCTCCTATTAATCTGTCGGATCGTCTGCACCAGGTTCTTCGGTGGGCCCTTGGCTCTGTTGAAATTTTCTTCAGTAGACATTGTCCAATCTGGTATGGCTATGGGGGTGGATTGAAATGGCTGGAACGATTTTCCTACATAAATTCAGTTGTATATCCTTTGACATCCATCCCCTTGCTTGTTTATTGTACACTACCGGCTATCTGCCTTCTGACTGGGAAATTCATTGTTCCTGAG ATTAGCAACTATGCCGGTATCATATTCATTGCACTCTTCATATCTATAGCTGCAACCGGTATCCTTGAGATGCAATGGGGTGGTGTCGGGATAGATGACTGGTGGAGAAATGAGCAGTTCTGGGTAATTGGAGGTGTTTCATCACATCTCTTTGCTTTGTTCCAGGGTTTGCTCAAGGTGTTGGCTGGTGTCAACACAAACTTTACTGTTACTTCTAAAGGAGGTGATGATGGGGATTTTTCAGAGCTTTACCTCTTCAAATGGACATCATTGTTAATCCCTCCCACAACTTTgttaatcataaacattgttgGAGTTGTGGTTGGGATCTCAGATGCTATCAACAATGGCTACGATTCATGGGGTCCTCTGTTCGGCAGGCTATTTTTTGCCTTATGGGTCATTATCCATCTCTACCCCTTCCTCAAGGGTCTGCTTGGGAAACAAGATCGTATGCCCACCATTATTTTGGTATGGTCAATTCTGTTGGCTTCAATCTTAACTCTTTTGTGGGTCCGAATAAACCCATTCGTGTCGAGAGACGGTCCTGTGTTGGAACTTTGTGGGTTGAATTGTGACTAG